In one window of Nakamurella sp. PAMC28650 DNA:
- the cynS gene encoding cyanase — MNRMDVVELIVAARLRKGMQWAEIAAAVGASKEWVTAGCLGEMTFTAEQARVVGELFDLPAEAVTLLGVPPYRGSLPTAVPTDPLVYRFYELVSVYGTTFKELIHEEFGDGIMSAIDFRMNLVREPDPAGDRVNITMSGKFLPYRQY; from the coding sequence ATGAATCGGATGGACGTCGTCGAGTTGATCGTGGCCGCACGGCTGCGAAAAGGCATGCAGTGGGCCGAGATCGCCGCCGCGGTGGGAGCCAGCAAGGAATGGGTGACGGCGGGTTGTCTCGGGGAGATGACGTTCACCGCCGAGCAGGCCCGCGTCGTCGGTGAGCTCTTCGACCTACCGGCCGAGGCCGTCACGCTGCTCGGCGTCCCGCCCTACCGCGGGTCCCTCCCGACGGCCGTGCCGACCGATCCACTCGTCTACCGCTTCTACGAGCTGGTCAGCGTCTACGGGACGACCTTCAAGGAGCTGATCCACGAGGAATTCGGTGACGGCATCATGAGCGCCATCGACTTCCGGATGAACCTGGTCCGCGAGCCCGACCCGGCCGGCGATCGCGTCAACATCACGATGAGCGGCAAGTTCCTGCCCTACCGCCAGTACTGA
- a CDS encoding HD domain-containing protein — translation MISLAKRAEALARSAHADQVDKAGLPYVDHPARVAARVRISLPGDGPAEAVAWLHDVVEDTSVTLDDLADEFGSLVAAGVEAITRRPGEDQDRYYRRVTANRLASVVKAADLEDNTDPARLAKLDPSVRARLEAKYAHARNVLAGMAE, via the coding sequence ATGATCAGTCTGGCGAAGAGAGCCGAGGCGCTGGCCCGGTCGGCCCACGCCGATCAGGTCGACAAGGCGGGGCTCCCCTACGTCGATCATCCGGCCCGAGTGGCCGCGAGGGTCCGGATCTCCCTCCCCGGCGACGGCCCGGCCGAGGCGGTGGCCTGGCTGCACGACGTGGTCGAGGACACCAGCGTCACGCTCGACGACCTGGCCGACGAGTTCGGCTCGTTGGTGGCAGCCGGTGTGGAGGCCATCACCCGCCGGCCGGGCGAGGACCAGGACCGGTACTACCGCAGGGTGACGGCGAATCGGCTCGCCTCGGTCGTCAAGGCCGCCGACCTGGAGGACAACACCGATCCGGCCCGCCTGGCCAAGCTCGATCCGTCCGTTCGTGCACGACTCGAGGCCAAGTACGCCCACGCTCGCAACGTCCTGGCAGGAATGGCCGAATAG
- the hrpA gene encoding ATP-dependent RNA helicase HrpA, translated as MTTDAARLGRRLGGLRRISDKGKRARALADLDTQIGRAEQKLARRAAAVPQISFPPELPVSERVDDLAAAIRDHQVVIVAGETGSGKSTQLPKICLSIGRGVRGLIGHTQPRRIAARALAERIAEETGTEMGRAIGYTIRFGDHTGEDTLVKLMTDGILLAEIGRDRLLSAYDTIIIDEAHERSLNIDFLLGYLVELLPRRPDLKVIITSATIDPQRFSRHFGDAPIVEVSGRTYPVEVRYRPYGADDLSDDEDEQETPKPRNPRAARDDSSRDLAQAICDATDELAREGDGDILVFLSGEREITDTAEVLRGHLASRPGVTEVLPLYGRLSAADQHKVFSAHVGRRIVLSTNVAETSLTVPGIRYVIDPGTARISRYSPRTKVQRLPIEPISQASAGQRAGRCGRVADGICIRLYPEEDFDGRPEYTDPEISRTSLASVILQMASLDLGDIASFPFLEPPDTRQITDGVTVLTELGALDKSQDDGRVRLTPTGRSLAALPLDPRLARMIVEADRLGCLADVLVITSAMAIQDVREYPLEDRDRATASHRRFADPKSDFLSLLNLWNYLADEAKSRSGNAFRRMCRAEYLHYLRIREWQDLHAQLRQVARGLKMDTESRAMIGVGQVKLDPDSPDGPAAGVGQAATSTGPQQGSRSASGRSSAAGGRRRGRRPVEHDPARVEAKLPAVTQVLADARQGSLVAFVDTERVHTALLSGLLSHIGLRLEPGKEYQGTRGTKFVIWPGSALAKSGPRLVVAAELVETSRLWGRVVASIDPLWVEKVGGDLLRRSYSEPRWDARRGQVTATEKVTLLGVTLIGARSIQFDRIDPVLSREMFIRHALVEADWETRHAFFAANLAALDEVAQREDRARRRDIVIDDESLFALYEERIPAEVTSARHFDSWWRKASRDNPAMLTFTPDMLLAAGAKDVDTAAYPDTFSAGPVDLGLDYVFEPGRSDDGVTVTIPLAVLARIDPAAFEAQIPGLRKDLAIALIRSLPKTLRRNFVPVPDFAAAALSQIPDDGVAALGASLAATLTAMTGIVVRAADFDPEKVPDHLRMGFNVVDDSGRSVGAGKDLGALQEALRADGRKAVAKVSGTVERTGLTTFPADPIPRTTTTTVGGHQVQGFPSLVDEGASVGITVFTSEADQRRAMRGGTRRLLALGARSPLAHVRNGLSRAQMLTLTVTRHGSVAGVLADATEAAIDALLDWAGGPAFTPAGFAALVRKISPQLDRAVLDIVVAAELVLAEAHEAEREIDDVRGTALAAQGADMRAQLGRLVHPGFLTATTAAHLPDLVRYVQASKIRAGRARENPERDRQRMDEINALASEIEQMVGTLRPERSGDADVADVRRLLEEYRVASFAQPMRTAVPVSEKRLRTAIAALAR; from the coding sequence ATGACGACGGACGCCGCCCGGCTGGGCCGGCGGCTCGGCGGCCTGCGACGCATCTCGGACAAGGGCAAGCGGGCGAGGGCGCTGGCCGACCTGGACACGCAGATCGGCCGCGCGGAGCAGAAGCTCGCCCGCCGGGCCGCGGCCGTCCCGCAGATCTCCTTTCCCCCGGAACTCCCGGTGTCCGAGCGCGTCGACGACCTGGCCGCCGCCATTCGGGACCACCAGGTGGTGATCGTCGCGGGCGAGACCGGGTCGGGCAAATCGACGCAGCTGCCCAAGATCTGCCTCTCCATCGGGCGGGGGGTGCGCGGGTTGATCGGCCACACGCAGCCCCGGCGGATCGCCGCCAGGGCGTTGGCCGAACGGATCGCCGAGGAGACCGGGACCGAGATGGGCCGGGCGATCGGCTACACCATTCGGTTCGGCGACCACACCGGTGAGGACACCCTGGTCAAGCTGATGACCGATGGCATCCTGCTCGCGGAGATCGGCCGGGACCGGCTGCTGTCCGCGTACGACACGATCATCATCGACGAGGCCCACGAACGCAGCCTCAACATCGACTTCCTGCTGGGCTATCTCGTCGAGTTGTTGCCCCGTCGACCCGATCTCAAGGTGATCATCACCTCGGCGACGATCGATCCGCAGCGGTTCTCCCGTCACTTCGGCGACGCCCCGATCGTCGAGGTGTCCGGCCGCACCTACCCGGTCGAGGTTCGTTACCGGCCGTACGGGGCCGACGACCTGTCCGACGACGAGGACGAGCAGGAGACGCCGAAGCCCAGAAATCCCAGGGCCGCGCGGGACGACAGCAGTCGGGATCTGGCCCAGGCGATCTGCGACGCCACCGACGAGCTGGCGCGCGAGGGTGACGGCGACATCCTGGTCTTCCTGTCCGGTGAACGCGAGATCACCGATACTGCAGAGGTTCTCCGCGGCCACCTCGCTTCCCGGCCGGGGGTCACCGAGGTGCTGCCGCTGTACGGGCGGCTCTCCGCCGCGGATCAGCACAAGGTGTTCTCCGCCCACGTGGGACGGCGGATCGTGTTGTCCACCAACGTGGCCGAGACGTCGCTGACGGTTCCCGGCATCCGCTACGTCATCGATCCCGGTACGGCGCGCATCTCGCGGTACTCGCCCCGGACCAAGGTGCAGCGGTTGCCGATCGAACCGATCTCGCAGGCCTCGGCCGGTCAGCGGGCCGGCCGGTGCGGGCGGGTGGCGGACGGCATCTGCATCCGCCTCTACCCGGAGGAGGATTTCGACGGCCGTCCGGAGTACACCGATCCGGAGATCTCCCGGACCTCGCTCGCATCGGTGATCCTGCAGATGGCCTCGCTCGATCTGGGCGACATCGCGTCGTTCCCGTTTCTCGAACCACCGGATACGCGTCAGATCACCGACGGCGTAACGGTTCTCACCGAGCTCGGCGCGCTGGACAAGTCCCAGGACGACGGTCGCGTTCGGCTGACGCCCACCGGCCGGTCCCTCGCCGCCCTTCCGCTGGACCCACGGCTGGCCCGGATGATCGTCGAGGCGGACCGGCTCGGCTGCCTGGCCGACGTCCTGGTGATCACCTCTGCGATGGCGATCCAGGACGTCCGTGAGTACCCGTTGGAGGACCGCGATCGGGCCACCGCCTCGCACCGTCGCTTCGCTGATCCGAAGTCGGACTTCCTGTCCCTGCTGAACCTCTGGAACTATCTTGCGGACGAGGCGAAGTCACGGTCGGGCAACGCGTTTCGCCGGATGTGCCGGGCCGAGTACCTGCACTACCTGCGGATCCGGGAGTGGCAGGACCTGCACGCGCAGCTCCGTCAGGTCGCCCGGGGCCTGAAGATGGACACGGAGTCGCGGGCGATGATCGGCGTCGGGCAGGTGAAGCTCGATCCGGATTCGCCGGACGGACCGGCTGCCGGGGTGGGGCAGGCTGCGACATCCACCGGGCCGCAGCAGGGATCGAGATCTGCCTCCGGTCGCAGCTCCGCCGCCGGCGGGCGTCGGCGTGGCCGCCGTCCGGTGGAACACGACCCGGCGAGGGTGGAGGCGAAACTTCCCGCGGTCACCCAGGTACTCGCCGACGCCCGCCAGGGGTCGCTGGTGGCGTTCGTCGACACCGAACGTGTGCACACGGCCCTGCTGTCCGGCCTGCTCTCGCACATCGGTCTGCGTCTGGAGCCGGGCAAGGAATACCAGGGGACCCGGGGGACGAAGTTCGTCATCTGGCCGGGGTCGGCGCTGGCGAAGTCCGGGCCACGTCTCGTGGTGGCCGCCGAACTGGTCGAGACGTCACGGCTGTGGGGCAGGGTGGTGGCCTCGATCGACCCGCTGTGGGTGGAGAAGGTCGGTGGAGACCTGTTGCGGCGCAGCTACTCGGAGCCGCGGTGGGACGCGCGCCGGGGTCAGGTGACCGCGACGGAGAAGGTGACCCTGCTCGGTGTCACGCTGATCGGCGCCAGATCGATCCAGTTCGACCGGATCGATCCCGTCCTGAGTCGCGAGATGTTCATCCGACATGCCCTGGTGGAGGCGGACTGGGAGACCCGGCATGCGTTCTTCGCGGCCAATCTGGCTGCCCTCGACGAGGTGGCGCAGCGCGAGGACCGGGCCCGGCGTCGCGACATCGTCATCGACGACGAGTCGCTGTTCGCGCTCTACGAGGAGAGAATCCCGGCCGAGGTCACCTCCGCACGCCACTTCGACAGCTGGTGGCGCAAGGCTTCCCGGGACAATCCGGCGATGCTCACGTTCACCCCGGACATGCTGCTGGCCGCCGGTGCGAAGGATGTCGACACGGCGGCCTATCCGGACACCTTCAGTGCCGGACCCGTCGATCTCGGTCTGGACTACGTCTTCGAGCCGGGCCGATCCGACGACGGCGTGACGGTGACCATTCCGCTGGCCGTGCTGGCCCGGATCGACCCGGCCGCGTTCGAGGCCCAGATCCCTGGCCTGCGCAAGGATCTGGCGATCGCGCTGATCAGGTCGCTACCGAAGACGCTCCGTCGGAACTTCGTCCCGGTCCCGGATTTCGCCGCCGCGGCGCTGTCGCAGATACCGGACGACGGCGTCGCCGCACTGGGGGCCTCGCTCGCCGCCACGCTGACCGCCATGACCGGGATCGTCGTCAGGGCAGCGGATTTCGACCCGGAGAAGGTCCCGGATCATCTACGGATGGGCTTCAACGTGGTCGACGACTCCGGCCGCTCGGTCGGGGCGGGCAAGGATCTGGGGGCACTGCAGGAGGCGTTGCGGGCCGACGGCCGCAAGGCGGTCGCGAAGGTGTCCGGCACCGTCGAGCGCACCGGGCTCACCACATTTCCGGCCGATCCGATCCCTAGGACGACCACGACCACGGTGGGCGGCCATCAGGTGCAGGGCTTCCCCTCCCTGGTCGACGAGGGTGCGAGCGTGGGCATCACGGTGTTCACCTCGGAGGCCGATCAGCGTCGGGCGATGCGCGGAGGTACCCGTCGACTGCTCGCCCTCGGGGCCAGGAGCCCGCTCGCCCACGTCAGGAACGGGCTCTCCCGGGCGCAGATGCTGACGCTGACCGTCACCCGGCACGGCAGCGTCGCGGGGGTGTTAGCCGACGCGACCGAAGCGGCGATCGACGCGCTCCTGGACTGGGCCGGCGGGCCGGCGTTCACCCCCGCGGGGTTCGCAGCCCTGGTCAGGAAGATCTCGCCGCAGCTCGATCGTGCGGTACTGGACATCGTCGTCGCAGCCGAGCTGGTACTCGCCGAGGCGCACGAAGCCGAGCGCGAGATCGACGACGTGCGCGGTACCGCTCTGGCGGCACAGGGGGCCGACATGCGCGCCCAGCTCGGGAGGCTGGTGCACCCGGGATTCCTGACGGCCACCACCGCCGCACATCTGCCTGATCTGGTCCGCTACGTGCAGGCCTCGAAGATCAGGGCCGGGCGCGCCCGGGAGAACCCCGAGCGGGACCGCCAGCGGATGGATGAGATCAACGCGCTGGCCTCGGAGATCGAGCAGATGGTCGGCACCCTCCGGCCGGAGCGCTCGGGTGACGCGGACGTGGCCGACGTGCGGCGGTTGTTGGAGGAGTACCGGGTGGCCAGCTTCGCCCAACCGATGCGGACGGCCGTCCCGGTCTCGGAGAAACGGCTCCGCACCGCCATCGCCGCTCTCGCTCGCTGA
- a CDS encoding MFS transporter — MPAPRPDSTLRRARSSVIVLFVLMGLTTGSWAARIPGVRHQLTVTDAQWGLANLGSTAGSLISLTLVTTLIVRTGPRRLALVGGPLLLINAPLLAGSHSTPALVAGLFTQGIATGLLATPMNAQAVEVERRYGRRIMSSFHACFSLGQLAGGVIGTFAARADVSPSLQLACSGAVLAVVLLLTRRGLPRDTAPLAPLAPFAPPTPHAAVAPDPLSPAPLPPTGTARTVNPPELSARARRITPQLLLLAAVALLSSINEGAASQWSAQYTAGALGAGAAAGAVTYTCFTIAMTISRSTGDRLVNRLGQRRFIRLSEAFVAIGFAVALLVGTPVAAFVGFAVLGLGSGCIVPGVMSLAGNQPGIPTGRGVSVVAFGQWPAMLLGPPLIGVIAGLVGLRFALMILVGAAVCIVVLAGWIRQPAAGDRILAVSR; from the coding sequence GTGCCTGCTCCGCGCCCTGATTCGACGTTGCGCCGCGCCAGGTCGTCGGTCATCGTGCTGTTCGTGCTGATGGGCCTGACGACCGGGAGCTGGGCCGCCCGGATCCCGGGCGTCCGCCACCAGTTGACGGTCACGGATGCCCAGTGGGGCCTGGCCAATCTCGGGTCGACGGCCGGGAGCCTCATCTCGCTGACGCTGGTGACGACCCTCATCGTCCGGACCGGCCCACGCCGGCTCGCCCTGGTCGGTGGCCCGTTGCTGCTGATCAACGCACCACTGCTGGCCGGCTCGCACAGCACCCCCGCGCTGGTGGCGGGGCTGTTCACCCAGGGCATCGCCACCGGGCTGCTGGCCACGCCGATGAACGCCCAGGCGGTCGAGGTGGAACGCCGCTACGGCCGCCGGATCATGTCCAGCTTCCACGCCTGTTTCAGCCTCGGGCAACTGGCGGGCGGCGTCATCGGCACGTTCGCGGCCAGGGCGGACGTCAGCCCGTCGCTGCAACTGGCCTGTTCCGGTGCAGTGCTGGCCGTGGTCCTGTTGCTGACCCGGCGCGGCCTGCCCCGCGACACCGCCCCGCTCGCCCCGCTCGCGCCGTTCGCCCCGCCGACGCCACACGCCGCGGTCGCCCCGGACCCGCTCTCGCCGGCCCCGCTCCCACCGACGGGGACGGCGAGGACGGTCAACCCACCGGAGCTATCGGCCCGCGCCCGGCGGATCACCCCGCAGCTACTGCTGCTGGCCGCCGTGGCACTGCTGTCCTCGATCAACGAGGGTGCGGCGTCGCAGTGGAGCGCCCAGTACACGGCCGGCGCGCTGGGGGCCGGCGCTGCCGCCGGAGCCGTCACCTACACCTGCTTCACGATTGCGATGACGATCTCGCGGAGCACCGGTGACCGCCTGGTCAACCGGCTCGGACAGCGGCGGTTCATCCGGCTGTCGGAGGCCTTCGTCGCGATCGGCTTCGCAGTGGCGCTGCTGGTCGGCACCCCGGTCGCAGCCTTCGTCGGGTTCGCCGTCCTCGGACTGGGGTCCGGTTGCATCGTGCCCGGCGTGATGAGCCTGGCCGGCAATCAGCCCGGGATCCCGACCGGTCGAGGCGTTTCGGTGGTCGCCTTCGGCCAGTGGCCGGCGATGCTGCTCGGCCCTCCGCTGATCGGGGTGATCGCCGGCCTGGTGGGTCTGCGGTTCGCGCTGATGATCCTCGTCGGCGCGGCCGTCTGCATCGTGGTGCTCGCCGGATGGATCCGACAGCCGGCCGCCGGCGACCGGATCCTGGCGGTCAGCCGCTGA
- a CDS encoding nitroreductase/quinone reductase family protein: MTDTRYIEPGIWTRVFNSMVALATRLGVTVWGSRQLYVRGRSSGELRQTPVNLLTFEGRRYLVAPRGITQWVRNIRVAGEGELRLGRRIEKFIPVELADEQKPAILRAYLKRWKFEIGAFFQGVGPDASDEQLLAIASGYPVFLVTTA, translated from the coding sequence ATGACCGACACCCGCTACATCGAGCCCGGCATCTGGACGAGGGTGTTCAACTCGATGGTCGCCCTGGCGACCCGCCTCGGCGTCACCGTCTGGGGAAGTCGCCAGCTCTACGTCCGCGGACGCTCCAGCGGCGAACTGCGCCAGACGCCGGTCAACCTGCTGACCTTCGAAGGCCGCCGCTACCTGGTCGCCCCGCGCGGCATCACCCAGTGGGTGCGCAACATCCGGGTCGCCGGCGAGGGCGAACTCCGCCTCGGCCGCCGTATCGAGAAGTTCATCCCGGTCGAGCTCGCCGACGAGCAGAAGCCGGCCATCCTCCGCGCCTACCTGAAGCGGTGGAAGTTCGAGATCGGCGCCTTCTTCCAGGGTGTCGGCCCCGATGCCTCGGACGAGCAACTGCTGGCCATCGCCTCCGGCTACCCGGTCTTCCTCGTCACCACCGCCTGA
- a CDS encoding cold-shock protein gives MAQGTVKWFNAEKGFGFITPEGDGPDVFVHYSEIQSGGYRSLEENQKVTYTVTQGAKGPQATGVTAV, from the coding sequence ATGGCACAGGGAACCGTCAAGTGGTTCAACGCTGAAAAGGGCTTCGGCTTCATCACCCCCGAGGGTGACGGACCGGACGTCTTCGTCCACTACTCGGAGATCCAGTCGGGCGGCTACCGCTCGCTCGAGGAGAACCAGAAGGTGACCTACACGGTCACCCAGGGTGCCAAGGGCCCGCAGGCCACCGGCGTCACCGCCGTCTGA
- a CDS encoding TetR/AcrR family transcriptional regulator yields MNAGVTARELARANLTQAIRDAARGQLAVQGAGHLSVRAVAREIGMVSSAVYRYFPTRDDLLTALIVDAYNALGAAVERADAGVEPDDVRGRWRAMCHAVRAWAVGHPHEYGLIFGSPVPDYRAPQDTVGPAARVPIALFAAVHHGVSIGAVLVADSSRGPAVPAALSAQMAVVIAEVAPGVPETVALRAAIAWTQLFGMVTFELFGQLVGTMDPADDFFATSVDLMAELVGIRPHPTR; encoded by the coding sequence ATGAACGCAGGCGTGACGGCACGGGAATTGGCCAGGGCGAACCTGACGCAGGCCATCAGGGACGCGGCGAGAGGGCAGTTGGCGGTACAGGGTGCGGGTCATCTGTCGGTCCGCGCGGTGGCCCGGGAGATCGGCATGGTTTCCTCCGCCGTCTACCGCTACTTCCCGACCAGGGACGACCTGCTGACGGCCTTGATCGTGGATGCCTACAACGCGCTGGGTGCGGCGGTCGAGAGGGCCGATGCCGGGGTCGAGCCGGATGACGTGCGCGGTCGGTGGCGGGCGATGTGTCACGCGGTCCGCGCCTGGGCGGTGGGGCATCCGCATGAGTACGGACTGATCTTCGGCTCGCCGGTGCCGGACTACCGCGCGCCCCAGGACACCGTCGGGCCGGCGGCCAGGGTGCCGATCGCCCTTTTCGCGGCAGTGCACCACGGCGTTTCCATCGGGGCCGTCCTGGTGGCGGACAGCTCGCGCGGGCCCGCCGTTCCCGCTGCGCTGTCCGCACAGATGGCCGTCGTCATCGCCGAAGTTGCACCCGGGGTGCCCGAGACGGTGGCCCTGCGCGCGGCGATCGCCTGGACGCAACTGTTCGGCATGGTCACCTTCGAGCTCTTCGGCCAACTCGTCGGCACCATGGATCCGGCGGACGACTTCTTCGCCACCTCCGTCGATCTGATGGCGGAACTGGTAGGGATCCGCCCGCATCCCACCCGGTAG
- a CDS encoding putative glycolipid-binding domain-containing protein, whose protein sequence is MSNTTTSTRMLTWTSDDQHRLETVRVVLTDRGLRASGHIVSAVGEAFGVSHTLLVDPEGRSRRLTVQSDSGTGERTLSISRVPGGQWVADHGSGPRSMTQVEAAVDVDLVASAFTNSLAIRRLGLHRNVGEATLTVASIGGLDPEVTPVEHVYRTVSADANGAVILYTGPVGERELTVDADGFVLHFPGLSDRLR, encoded by the coding sequence GTGAGTAATACGACGACGTCCACCCGGATGCTGACCTGGACCTCGGACGACCAGCATCGGCTGGAGACCGTCCGGGTGGTCCTGACCGATCGCGGCCTCCGGGCCAGCGGGCACATCGTGAGCGCCGTCGGCGAGGCCTTCGGCGTCTCGCACACGCTGCTGGTGGACCCGGAGGGCCGCAGCCGCCGGCTGACGGTGCAGAGCGACTCCGGAACCGGCGAGCGCACCCTGTCGATCTCCCGGGTCCCCGGTGGCCAGTGGGTGGCCGATCACGGCAGCGGACCCCGTTCGATGACGCAGGTCGAAGCCGCCGTCGACGTCGACCTGGTCGCCTCCGCCTTCACCAACTCGTTGGCCATCCGTCGTCTGGGACTGCATCGCAACGTCGGCGAGGCCACCCTGACGGTGGCCTCGATCGGCGGGCTGGATCCCGAGGTGACACCCGTCGAGCACGTCTACCGCACCGTCTCGGCCGATGCCAACGGAGCGGTGATCCTCTACACCGGCCCGGTCGGCGAGCGCGAGCTGACCGTCGACGCCGACGGCTTCGTGCTCCACTTCCCCGGTCTGTCGGATCGTCTACGGTAG
- a CDS encoding DUF1697 domain-containing protein gives MTVVRCVALLKGVNVGRAKRVAMADLRALLGDLGYRDVVTHLQSGNAVFTTTRPVGAVISAIEQGLSAELGVDARVVVRTHRQLVEAIAADPFAEIATDESRHLVGFFSATPEASRLTAFEEFVAARNPDPEVVGLHRISDDHCYLWCPQGVHGSLFGAVDWDRKLGVTVTMRNFATARKLVELSG, from the coding sequence ATGACGGTGGTCAGATGCGTGGCCCTGCTCAAAGGCGTCAACGTCGGCCGGGCCAAGCGGGTCGCGATGGCCGACCTGCGGGCGCTGCTCGGCGATCTCGGCTACCGGGACGTCGTCACCCATCTGCAGAGCGGCAATGCGGTCTTCACCACCACCCGGCCGGTCGGCGCGGTGATCAGCGCGATCGAGCAGGGCCTGTCCGCCGAGTTGGGGGTCGACGCGCGGGTGGTCGTGCGGACCCACCGGCAGCTGGTCGAGGCGATCGCGGCCGATCCGTTCGCAGAGATCGCGACGGATGAGTCCCGACACCTGGTGGGCTTCTTCTCCGCGACACCCGAAGCGAGCCGGCTGACCGCCTTCGAGGAGTTCGTCGCGGCCAGGAACCCTGATCCGGAAGTAGTGGGGCTGCACCGGATCTCCGACGATCACTGCTACCTGTGGTGCCCGCAGGGTGTGCACGGATCGCTCTTCGGCGCCGTCGACTGGGATCGGAAGCTGGGCGTCACGGTGACCATGCGGAACTTCGCCACGGCGCGCAAGCTCGTCGAGCTCAGCGGCTGA
- a CDS encoding antitoxin, which translates to MVDFGELRAKAEDFVAEHDDQVKQGIGKVGDFVGNKIGHDKVDGIEQKLTDYVDTLGDQPAGETPAPPAV; encoded by the coding sequence ATGGTGGATTTCGGTGAATTGAGGGCCAAGGCCGAGGACTTCGTGGCCGAGCACGACGATCAGGTCAAGCAGGGCATCGGCAAGGTCGGTGACTTCGTCGGCAACAAGATCGGACACGACAAGGTCGACGGCATCGAGCAGAAGCTCACCGACTACGTCGACACCCTCGGCGACCAGCCGGCGGGCGAGACGCCCGCCCCGCCCGCCGTCTGA